A stretch of the Acidobacteriota bacterium genome encodes the following:
- a CDS encoding co-chaperone GroES yields MNVRPLHDRVLVKRMEEKETVKGGIIIPDTAKEKPMEGEVIAAGPGKMMDDGKRAAMDVKAGDRILFGKYSGTEIKIDDQEYVIMREDEILAVLA; encoded by the coding sequence ATGAATGTGAGACCTTTGCACGATCGGGTTCTGGTAAAGCGGATGGAAGAGAAGGAAACGGTCAAGGGGGGTATCATCATCCCCGATACCGCCAAGGAAAAGCCGATGGAGGGCGAGGTGATTGCGGCCGGACCGGGCAAGATGATGGATGACGGCAAGCGCGCGGCCATGGACGTCAAGGCCGGCGACCGGATCCTCTTCGGAAAGTACTCCGGGACGGAAATCAAGATCGACGACCAGGAATACGTCATCATGCGGGAAGACGAAATCCTCGCGGTTCTCGCATAA
- a CDS encoding antitoxin: MAVKLTLALDEAVIQKAKRYASRQNISLSKLVEFYFSSLASDDVSGRHGMPPITAGLAGMVRVEAPGEDMDLVAESVSEKYL; encoded by the coding sequence ATGGCGGTCAAACTAACACTGGCCCTGGACGAGGCGGTGATCCAAAAAGCCAAGCGATATGCCAGCAGACAGAACATCAGCCTTTCAAAGCTGGTGGAGTTCTACTTCTCGTCGCTCGCCTCCGACGACGTATCCGGCCGGCACGGCATGCCCCCGATCACCGCCGGGCTCGCCGGCATGGTGAGGGTGGAGGCACCGGGGGAAGACATGGACCTGGTGGCTGAATCGGTCAGCGAAAAATATCTATGA
- a CDS encoding PIN domain-containing protein has protein sequence MKARIFIDTDVFLDTILDRKPHAVYSNRILALCEQNQVEGFTSSLVIANIYYILKKLSKHERALLAIQRIGSIIRILPFTQREIGESASAGFPDFEDGVEHFIAVNNGLDSIITRNVRDFRKASLGVLTPREFLQSFVCRDGEGQT, from the coding sequence ATGAAGGCGCGGATATTCATCGACACCGACGTTTTTCTGGACACCATTCTCGACCGGAAGCCGCATGCGGTTTACTCAAACCGGATTCTGGCCCTGTGCGAGCAAAACCAGGTCGAGGGATTCACCTCGAGCCTCGTCATCGCCAACATCTACTATATCCTCAAAAAGCTGTCGAAACACGAGAGGGCGCTCCTGGCCATCCAGCGGATCGGTTCCATCATCCGGATCCTGCCCTTCACCCAACGAGAAATCGGGGAATCCGCGAGCGCCGGTTTTCCCGACTTCGAGGACGGGGTCGAGCATTTCATCGCGGTCAATAACGGCCTGGACAGCATCATCACACGCAATGTCCGGGATTTCCGCAAGGCCTCCCTGGGCGTGCTCACGCCGCGGGAATTCCTGCAGTCATTCGTGTGTCGCGACGGGGAGGGGCAAACTTAA
- a CDS encoding phosphate ABC transporter substrate-binding protein, with amino-acid sequence MKISGWLGVLGAAVALAGCGGGGSAARTVTIKGSDTMVILGQRWAETYMKEHPEERIQVTGGGSGTGIAALINGGTDICEASRPMKEKEKEMVRKRHGREVVEIPVALDGIAIYVPESSPVEALTLGQLKAIYTGRIRNWSEVGGPDRRIVVYSRENNSGTYVFFKEHVLDNEDFGREVQTLPGTAAVVNAVSKDPASIGYGGIAYASGIRPVAVKADEAAGGVLPSIETVERGTYPLSRQLFFYTVGAPQGTTKQFIDWVLTPEGQEICEKVGYYPLVWK; translated from the coding sequence ATGAAGATATCGGGATGGTTGGGTGTGCTGGGAGCGGCTGTCGCCCTTGCGGGCTGCGGCGGGGGCGGGTCGGCCGCCAGGACGGTCACCATCAAGGGCTCGGACACGATGGTGATCCTGGGGCAGCGGTGGGCCGAGACCTACATGAAGGAGCACCCGGAGGAGCGGATCCAGGTCACGGGGGGCGGGTCGGGGACGGGGATCGCCGCCCTGATCAACGGCGGGACCGACATCTGCGAGGCCTCCCGCCCCATGAAGGAGAAGGAAAAGGAGATGGTGCGCAAGCGCCACGGTCGGGAGGTGGTCGAGATCCCGGTGGCCCTGGACGGCATCGCGATCTATGTCCCCGAGTCCTCGCCGGTGGAGGCGCTGACCCTGGGGCAGCTGAAGGCGATCTACACCGGCAGGATCCGCAACTGGAGCGAGGTGGGGGGCCCCGACCGCAGGATCGTCGTCTACAGCCGCGAGAACAACTCCGGCACCTACGTCTTCTTCAAGGAGCACGTGCTCGATAACGAGGACTTCGGGCGGGAGGTCCAGACGCTCCCCGGCACCGCCGCCGTGGTCAACGCCGTCAGCAAGGACCCCGCCTCGATCGGCTACGGCGGGATCGCCTACGCCTCGGGAATCCGGCCCGTCGCCGTCAAGGCGGACGAGGCGGCCGGCGGGGTGCTCCCCTCGATCGAAACGGTGGAGCGGGGGACCTATCCCCTGTCGCGCCAGCTCTTCTTCTACACGGTCGGCGCCCCGCAGGGGACCACCAAACAGTTCATCGACTGGGTGCTGACGCCGGAGGGGCAGGAAATCTGCGAAAAGGTGGGGTACTACCCCCTGGTCTGGAAATAG